Proteins encoded by one window of Candidatus Sumerlaea chitinivorans:
- a CDS encoding Putative permease often clustered with de novo purine synthesis, with translation MQEHNTMNSTPPPAGWRGDRILRRALLALLILLDVGLVLALLAYLKPVIVWSLNVLSPFFVALLVAYIFNPFVSMIQRQFRLARTAAVTVGYAIILSVTVTVFAVLLPIVYVQLRTGVHNLVQATPMAIAAISERLQLQVSQEDIARLQEALAGRLDLDRMVNEAGPTLKGLFREVVATASSLTRLAVDAIKYSLGFIAFSVFVAMITFYFLVDFGRIGPIMAILVPPQHRERVFSLWKEMDRALGGFLRGQLTVCVIIGVLYSIALMLLGMKHYAILIGFLAGFGNLIPYAGPVLGAVPTMLWIVFGPAYPDLNAKLMGIGAVILVSIAIQSLDGFFLQPRIVGKGAGLHPVLVLIALVIGSQFGLGGLILAVPCAIVARVLMRELWWRPLAERRRRQALETASTSSQ, from the coding sequence ATGCAAGAGCACAATACAATGAACTCAACGCCTCCGCCTGCCGGATGGCGAGGCGACCGAATCTTACGCCGCGCACTGCTTGCGCTTCTGATTCTGCTCGATGTCGGCCTTGTTCTTGCCCTTTTGGCATATCTCAAGCCTGTGATCGTGTGGAGCCTTAACGTTCTTTCCCCGTTTTTCGTCGCGTTGCTCGTGGCCTACATCTTTAATCCATTTGTTTCCATGATTCAGCGGCAATTCCGGCTCGCACGCACCGCAGCGGTGACAGTGGGCTACGCAATCATCCTGTCGGTCACCGTCACCGTTTTCGCAGTGCTTTTGCCTATTGTTTATGTGCAACTGCGAACCGGGGTGCACAACCTCGTGCAAGCAACGCCAATGGCCATCGCTGCTATTTCGGAACGCTTGCAGCTGCAGGTGTCGCAGGAGGATATTGCTCGGCTGCAGGAGGCTCTTGCTGGCCGACTTGACCTCGACAGAATGGTAAATGAAGCCGGCCCTACGCTGAAAGGCCTGTTCCGCGAAGTGGTCGCTACCGCCTCCTCTCTCACTCGCCTTGCCGTCGACGCCATAAAGTATTCGTTAGGATTCATCGCGTTTTCCGTCTTCGTCGCGATGATTACTTTCTACTTTCTCGTGGATTTTGGCCGCATCGGGCCGATCATGGCCATTCTCGTCCCGCCTCAACACCGCGAACGAGTGTTTTCCCTCTGGAAGGAAATGGACCGAGCCCTTGGGGGTTTCCTGCGGGGGCAGCTCACGGTGTGCGTGATCATAGGTGTCCTTTACAGCATCGCCCTCATGCTTTTGGGCATGAAGCACTACGCGATCCTCATTGGATTTCTGGCGGGATTTGGAAACCTGATCCCCTACGCGGGTCCCGTTTTAGGGGCGGTCCCGACCATGCTTTGGATCGTCTTCGGGCCCGCCTATCCTGACCTCAACGCGAAGCTGATGGGTATCGGTGCGGTTATTCTGGTCAGTATCGCAATCCAGTCTCTCGATGGCTTTTTTCTCCAGCCCCGCATTGTGGGAAAGGGGGCAGGACTTCACCCGGTCTTGGTTCTTATCGCTTTAGTGATCGGCTCACAATTTGGTTTGGGCGGACTCATTCTTGCCGTGCCGTGCGCAATCGTAGCACGCGTCCTTATGCGAGAACTCTGGTGGCGGCCTTTAGCGGAACGACGCAGACGGCAAGCCCTTGAGACTGCTTCCACGTCCTCCCAATAG
- a CDS encoding Type IV pilin PilA — translation MKLRGFTLIELLIVVAIIAILAAIAVPNFLEAQTRAKVSRAKADIRSLATALESYAVDNNQFPPDITTVDGMTIGPGWYWYISHRLTTPVAYITNNMLLDPFRVNATTLPTEYKRFRYINYGMTSYYQTNGVPGGVATAAAYANGERIWGKWRISSAGPDRNAGPYPTGSFVEVLVLYDPTNGTVSNGDIVRSQRLSDGPQPPY, via the coding sequence GTGAAACTCAGGGGATTCACTCTGATCGAGTTGCTGATCGTGGTGGCGATCATTGCAATTCTTGCGGCCATTGCTGTGCCAAACTTCCTCGAGGCGCAAACCCGCGCGAAGGTTTCCCGCGCGAAAGCCGATATTCGTTCGCTGGCTACTGCGCTCGAGAGTTACGCGGTGGACAACAACCAGTTCCCGCCGGATATCACGACCGTTGATGGCATGACGATCGGGCCGGGGTGGTATTGGTACATCAGCCATCGGCTGACAACTCCGGTGGCCTACATCACAAACAACATGCTTCTCGATCCGTTCCGGGTCAACGCGACGACTCTTCCGACGGAGTATAAGCGATTCCGCTACATCAACTACGGCATGACGTCCTACTACCAGACGAATGGTGTACCGGGCGGAGTCGCCACCGCAGCCGCATACGCGAACGGCGAGAGGATTTGGGGCAAATGGCGCATCAGCTCAGCAGGACCGGATCGCAACGCGGGACCCTATCCGACGGGATCGTTTGTCGAGGTCCTTGTGCTTTATGATCCGACGAATGGAACCGTATCGAATGGTGACATCGTGCGATCGCAGCGCCTGTCCGATGGTCCGCAGCCACCGTATTGA
- a CDS encoding UDP-N-acetylmuramoylalanine--D-glutamate ligase gives MKRNELLSVPVAVFGAARSGIASAKLLLRQGNSRVRVLDEVPGGESARVRIAAALAAEDLHAVYLGREECMKALEGVGVMVKSPGIPQDNPVVLCARERGIRIISEIELAAAFAHPKAKIVAVTGTNGKTTTTAWLAHILKGAGLNAVACGNIGEAWANVVDRPEFQSENAAFALEVSSFQLEDIEDFSPHVAVLTNLAPDHLDRYADYAAYVAAKRNILRAMPPQAALVWNWDNPDSHAFAQNILPRSCPFSAHTDPQAAESAWVHNGVMMLRCSGGEQRLAEVSTLPLPGRHNLENALAAALAAALAGVETDAIRRGLATFQGVEHRIEFCGELGGVRFYNDSKATNLDSVEKALQSFADPIVLIAGGRDKKSDYATLSDLVRTRVKALVTIGEAAPLIEAAWGKLVPTQRATTMEDAVRCAAELAAAGDVVLLSPACASYDMYANYEERGRDFKACVARLIEESH, from the coding sequence ATGAAGCGAAACGAATTGTTGTCCGTCCCGGTTGCCGTCTTCGGAGCGGCACGTAGTGGCATCGCAAGTGCCAAGCTGCTGTTGCGCCAAGGAAATAGCCGCGTTCGTGTCCTTGACGAGGTGCCCGGAGGGGAGTCAGCGCGCGTTCGTATAGCTGCCGCCTTGGCTGCGGAGGATTTGCACGCTGTTTACTTGGGGCGCGAAGAGTGCATGAAAGCCCTCGAGGGTGTTGGGGTAATGGTCAAAAGCCCCGGCATTCCGCAAGACAATCCCGTTGTGCTTTGCGCACGTGAGCGTGGCATTCGCATCATTAGTGAAATCGAACTTGCTGCGGCATTTGCTCATCCCAAAGCGAAAATCGTTGCGGTCACGGGTACGAATGGAAAGACAACCACGACTGCGTGGCTTGCCCACATCCTGAAGGGAGCCGGCCTAAATGCTGTTGCCTGTGGCAACATCGGGGAAGCCTGGGCCAACGTGGTGGATCGCCCCGAGTTTCAAAGCGAGAACGCCGCCTTTGCCCTCGAGGTCTCGAGCTTCCAGCTTGAGGACATTGAGGATTTCAGTCCCCACGTCGCCGTTCTTACGAATTTGGCACCCGATCACTTGGACCGTTACGCCGACTATGCTGCTTATGTGGCGGCCAAACGCAACATCCTAAGGGCCATGCCTCCTCAGGCAGCCCTTGTCTGGAATTGGGACAATCCCGATAGTCACGCGTTTGCCCAGAACATTTTGCCTCGCTCATGCCCATTTTCGGCCCATACAGATCCCCAAGCTGCCGAATCAGCATGGGTGCACAATGGTGTGATGATGCTTCGGTGCAGTGGGGGAGAACAGCGGCTTGCGGAGGTGTCTACGCTCCCTCTGCCGGGGCGTCACAATTTGGAAAATGCTCTTGCTGCAGCGCTTGCTGCAGCTCTTGCCGGCGTGGAGACCGACGCAATTCGCCGCGGGCTCGCCACATTCCAAGGTGTTGAGCATCGCATCGAATTTTGTGGGGAGTTGGGTGGAGTACGGTTTTACAACGACTCCAAAGCCACCAACTTAGATTCCGTAGAAAAGGCCCTTCAGAGTTTCGCAGACCCTATTGTGTTGATTGCAGGGGGACGGGATAAGAAGAGCGACTATGCTACGCTATCGGACTTGGTCCGCACTCGCGTGAAGGCCCTTGTGACAATCGGCGAGGCCGCGCCACTCATCGAAGCGGCGTGGGGCAAACTTGTGCCTACCCAGCGTGCAACAACTATGGAGGACGCGGTCCGCTGCGCCGCAGAGCTGGCCGCCGCCGGCGACGTCGTCCTGCTCTCGCCTGCCTGTGCCAGCTACGATATGTACGCTAACTACGAAGAGCGCGGCCGAGATTTCAAAGCCTGCGTCGCGCGGCTCATCGAGGAATCGCACTGA
- a CDS encoding IMP cyclohydrolase — protein sequence MKGKKFALISVYSKDGVEELARGLQARGFDILSTGGTLSYLQQQNIACTSIAEYTGQAEILGGRVKTLHPKIFAGILARRDVPEDMELLAREGIAPIDVVVVNLYPFAETIAKPNVTLAEAIEQIDIGGVALLRAAAKNHASVAVAAHPSQYGEILGALDAGAEQAARKRAELAAAVFRMTSEYDCTIADYLSRKHPTQPAGEELSEFPPHLALSLPKIQDLRYGENPHQQAAFYWNNPKDETSVASARQLHGKELSYNNIIDLDSALEIVRAFEEPTCAIIKHNNPCGVARATTLDQAFRAARACDPVSAFGGVIGFNRAVDRATAEAMSDLFVEAVIAPAFDGDALEILRMKKNVRLLETGPFTQLYPQRMLRSVVGGVLVQTRDLGMIRKEDLRVVTKAQPTEDDLEALLFAWKVAKFVKSNAIVYTSRDATIGIGAGQMSRIDSTNIAAVKAQSPVRGAYMASDAFFPFRDNVDRAAQIGIRAIIQPGGSVRDDEVIAAADEHGLIMVFTGMRHFRH from the coding sequence ATGAAGGGTAAAAAGTTTGCACTTATTAGCGTTTATTCGAAAGATGGTGTCGAGGAACTGGCGCGCGGCCTGCAAGCACGCGGATTCGACATACTTTCCACAGGTGGGACACTAAGTTACCTTCAGCAACAGAATATCGCCTGCACAAGCATCGCGGAGTACACGGGCCAGGCTGAGATTTTGGGTGGGCGTGTCAAGACCCTCCACCCAAAGATTTTCGCGGGCATTCTTGCGCGGCGCGATGTGCCTGAGGATATGGAATTGTTAGCGCGGGAGGGTATCGCGCCGATTGATGTTGTAGTTGTGAATCTGTACCCTTTCGCGGAGACCATCGCCAAGCCCAACGTCACGCTTGCTGAAGCCATTGAACAAATAGACATCGGTGGCGTGGCCTTGCTGCGGGCAGCGGCCAAGAACCATGCCTCTGTCGCGGTTGCGGCTCATCCGTCGCAGTACGGTGAGATCTTGGGGGCCCTCGATGCCGGAGCTGAGCAGGCAGCGCGTAAGCGTGCAGAATTGGCAGCAGCGGTTTTCCGGATGACCTCCGAGTACGATTGCACAATCGCGGATTACCTCAGCCGTAAACACCCGACACAGCCGGCCGGAGAGGAGCTGTCAGAATTCCCCCCGCACTTAGCGCTATCGCTGCCGAAAATCCAAGATCTGCGTTACGGTGAGAATCCCCATCAGCAGGCCGCATTCTATTGGAATAACCCAAAAGATGAGACGTCGGTGGCGAGTGCCCGGCAACTCCATGGCAAAGAGCTGTCGTATAACAACATCATTGACTTAGATTCGGCTCTGGAGATCGTGCGGGCGTTCGAGGAGCCGACGTGCGCGATCATCAAGCATAATAATCCGTGCGGCGTGGCGCGCGCCACGACCCTTGATCAGGCGTTTCGGGCTGCGAGAGCGTGCGACCCCGTGAGCGCTTTCGGGGGCGTAATCGGTTTCAACCGCGCGGTTGACCGTGCCACGGCTGAAGCTATGAGTGATCTCTTCGTGGAGGCAGTCATCGCCCCCGCCTTCGATGGCGACGCACTCGAGATCCTGAGAATGAAAAAGAATGTGCGGCTCCTCGAGACGGGGCCGTTCACTCAACTCTATCCGCAACGGATGCTGCGAAGTGTGGTCGGCGGGGTGCTGGTTCAAACTCGTGACCTTGGCATGATTCGCAAAGAGGATCTGCGAGTCGTGACGAAGGCCCAACCGACGGAGGATGATCTCGAAGCCCTTCTTTTCGCGTGGAAAGTCGCAAAATTCGTAAAGTCGAATGCGATCGTCTACACCTCGCGCGACGCCACGATTGGAATTGGAGCTGGGCAAATGAGCCGGATTGATTCCACGAACATTGCAGCAGTAAAAGCGCAATCGCCGGTGCGGGGCGCCTATATGGCGAGCGATGCATTCTTCCCCTTCCGCGATAATGTGGATCGGGCGGCACAAATCGGTATTCGGGCCATCATTCAACCCGGTGGAAGCGTGCGCGACGACGAGGTAATTGCAGCGGCGGACGAACACGGCCTCATCATGGTGTTCACGGGAATGCGGCACTTTAGACACTGA
- a CDS encoding S-layer protein: MLMLPTLGWTVGVGEQAEYTTREKASRSGVVPERVSIVPKPVDVPLNVRVRTDRARYHIGDSIRVHFSVTRDAYVFIFNTDAAGITRQIFPNYYDRQNFCKAGREYYIPDRSYDLEVTGPPGNETLTIVAVAQDLPILREFHRYSRRDPYPASRDGAAALVRRIEQLRAEPSSLSIRPVPRRERENLWAEDTTTFYVMGVSRVPPPTYKVPRYGQIEVDSVPDQARIYLDGEYYGRTPQTIERVEMGYHRIRIEKEGYQPYDTHVYVQPNVTKHLDIFLKKTEPRPAPRWKGLSIFCPSND; encoded by the coding sequence ATGCTTATGCTTCCAACGCTTGGGTGGACGGTGGGTGTTGGCGAACAAGCTGAATACACTACGCGCGAAAAGGCGAGCCGCTCTGGGGTTGTGCCGGAACGGGTCTCGATTGTTCCCAAGCCGGTGGATGTGCCACTGAATGTTCGTGTGCGCACGGACCGCGCCCGCTACCACATAGGGGATTCCATACGTGTGCATTTCAGCGTGACGCGTGACGCTTACGTCTTCATCTTTAACACCGACGCGGCCGGTATTACCCGCCAGATTTTCCCGAACTACTACGACCGGCAGAATTTCTGTAAAGCGGGACGAGAGTATTACATTCCGGACCGATCGTACGATCTTGAAGTCACGGGTCCTCCCGGCAACGAAACGCTCACGATTGTTGCGGTTGCGCAGGATTTGCCCATTCTTAGGGAGTTTCATCGTTATTCCCGTCGGGATCCCTACCCTGCCTCCCGCGATGGGGCGGCTGCCTTGGTACGCAGGATCGAACAGTTGCGCGCCGAGCCCAGCTCGCTCAGCATCCGTCCGGTGCCGCGGCGCGAACGAGAAAACCTTTGGGCCGAGGATACAACCACCTTCTACGTGATGGGAGTAAGTCGTGTCCCCCCGCCAACGTATAAAGTTCCCCGTTATGGACAGATCGAGGTCGACAGTGTGCCTGATCAAGCTCGGATCTACCTCGATGGCGAGTACTACGGCCGTACCCCTCAGACCATTGAGCGGGTAGAGATGGGGTACCACCGCATCCGGATCGAAAAAGAAGGCTATCAGCCGTATGACACCCACGTCTACGTGCAGCCAAATGTCACCAAGCATCTGGATATTTTCCTGAAAAAGACTGAGCCACGGCCTGCACCACGCTGGAAAGGCCTATCGATCTTTTGCCCGAGCAATGATTGA
- a CDS encoding Phosphopentomutase, translating to MPRRAVIIVLDSVGIGELPDAHLFGDEGSNTLGNLSRAFPDGLRLPNMAKLGLGNIAELRGVPPDPQAIGGWGKCAEKSMAKDTTLGHWEIAGIISEKPFPTYPNGFPPEIIQEFERRIGRGTLGNIPASGTEIIQKLGDEHVRTGKPIVYTSADSVFQIAAHEEVIPLEELYEMCRIARELLDGPHRVGRVIARPFIGTSGNYTRTRNRRDFSVPPPRPTILDRLKENGYAVIGVGKIGDIFAHTGLTHEIHTGANEKGILATLVQLNEAPDGLIFTNLVDTDMIYGHRNDTVGYRASLEEFDSYLPKILSALQPEDLLIITADHGCDPTTPSTDHSREYVPLLVYSKAMPHGVNLGTRETFADTAATIAEFFNIAWDGPGTSYLRQVLPQP from the coding sequence ATGCCGCGCCGTGCAGTCATTATCGTACTCGACAGTGTCGGAATCGGTGAGTTGCCCGATGCCCACCTTTTTGGCGACGAAGGAAGTAATACGCTCGGCAATCTCTCGCGAGCTTTTCCTGACGGCTTACGCCTTCCCAACATGGCAAAACTTGGTCTCGGCAACATCGCCGAACTTCGGGGGGTGCCACCGGATCCGCAAGCGATCGGCGGCTGGGGGAAGTGCGCGGAAAAGAGCATGGCGAAGGATACCACATTAGGGCACTGGGAGATTGCGGGAATCATTTCCGAGAAACCGTTCCCAACGTACCCCAACGGCTTTCCCCCGGAAATCATTCAGGAGTTTGAACGGCGCATCGGGCGTGGCACGTTAGGCAATATCCCTGCAAGCGGGACGGAGATCATTCAGAAGCTCGGCGATGAGCACGTCCGCACGGGAAAGCCGATTGTCTACACGAGTGCGGATAGCGTCTTCCAAATTGCCGCCCACGAGGAGGTCATTCCGCTGGAAGAACTCTACGAAATGTGCCGGATTGCGCGCGAGCTCCTCGATGGTCCGCACCGCGTCGGGCGCGTGATTGCCCGCCCGTTCATCGGAACCTCCGGCAATTACACCCGCACCCGCAACCGACGTGATTTCTCAGTTCCACCGCCGCGTCCTACCATTCTGGACCGGCTCAAGGAAAATGGATATGCAGTGATTGGCGTGGGCAAAATAGGGGACATTTTTGCCCACACAGGCCTGACCCACGAAATCCACACCGGAGCTAACGAGAAAGGTATCTTAGCCACCCTTGTCCAGCTCAACGAGGCGCCTGATGGCCTTATCTTTACGAACCTTGTGGATACCGACATGATCTACGGGCACCGCAACGACACGGTCGGTTATCGCGCGTCTTTGGAAGAGTTCGATTCCTATCTGCCAAAGATTCTAAGCGCGCTGCAACCCGAGGATCTGTTGATCATCACGGCCGATCACGGATGCGATCCCACGACACCCAGCACCGACCACTCGCGGGAGTATGTTCCGCTTCTGGTCTATTCAAAGGCGATGCCGCATGGCGTAAATCTTGGTACCCGCGAAACCTTTGCTGATACCGCCGCAACCATCGCCGAGTTCTTCAATATCGCGTGGGATGGGCCCGGCACAAGCTACTTGCGGCAGGTGTTGCCCCAACCATAG
- a CDS encoding General secretion pathway protein G codes for MSKKGFTLIELLIVVAIIAILAAIAVPNFLEAQTRSKVARTKADMRSIATALESYAVDYNEYPYDGYYVSSPAYPTSPVNEYNYWYLPKTISTPTAYLTTCIFVDPFRQHVQPTTQAWQLNNLRYTNVNATWSAKWGALNGRSSDSAYLPAMRKEFGGWRLTSAGPDRTYGPYGWEGVSTKPEPGNPNYTPYPTTALPLPYDPTNGTVSNGDIIRSQVATNAYINCQ; via the coding sequence ATGTCGAAGAAAGGCTTCACTCTTATCGAATTGCTGATCGTCGTGGCCATCATCGCAATTTTGGCCGCCATCGCAGTGCCGAACTTCCTCGAGGCGCAAACCCGCTCCAAAGTGGCCCGTACGAAAGCGGATATGCGCTCGATTGCTACCGCGCTCGAGTCGTACGCAGTCGATTACAACGAGTATCCGTACGATGGGTACTACGTGAGCTCACCGGCCTACCCCACCTCGCCGGTGAATGAGTACAACTACTGGTACCTGCCCAAAACTATCTCCACGCCGACTGCGTATCTGACGACCTGCATTTTTGTGGATCCATTCCGTCAACATGTTCAGCCAACCACGCAGGCGTGGCAGCTGAACAACCTGCGCTACACCAACGTCAACGCGACGTGGAGCGCAAAGTGGGGTGCGCTGAATGGCCGGTCGAGCGATTCGGCATACCTTCCAGCAATGCGCAAGGAATTTGGTGGATGGCGCCTGACTTCCGCCGGCCCCGATCGCACCTATGGCCCGTACGGATGGGAGGGCGTATCGACCAAGCCGGAGCCAGGGAATCCCAATTATACGCCCTATCCAACCACCGCGCTGCCGCTTCCTTACGATCCAACGAACGGCACGGTGAGCAACGGCGACATCATCCGTTCGCAGGTGGCCACAAACGCTTATATCAACTGCCAGTAA
- a CDS encoding Ethanolamine utilization protein similar to PduA/PduJ, translated as MAEEIYGNALGLIETRGLVGSIEAADAMVKAANVRLIGKEHVGGGLVTVMVRGDVGAVKAATDAGAAAARRVGELISVHVIPRPHSDLEKILPKG; from the coding sequence ATGGCAGAGGAGATCTACGGCAACGCATTAGGATTGATTGAAACGCGTGGCCTTGTGGGTTCCATTGAAGCGGCGGATGCGATGGTGAAAGCAGCCAACGTCCGCTTGATTGGGAAAGAACATGTTGGCGGCGGACTGGTGACCGTGATGGTCCGCGGCGACGTGGGAGCCGTGAAAGCGGCGACAGATGCGGGAGCGGCTGCGGCTCGTCGCGTCGGGGAACTCATCAGCGTGCACGTCATTCCGCGGCCGCATTCGGATCTGGAGAAGATCCTCCCCAAAGGCTAA
- a CDS encoding two-component sensor histidine kinase — translation MSDTLPSAKGESRTVEVLAHIAQIVASNKSLDTVLQAATNLMRTMLGLERCSVMLLDENREALCVAAATGLPRDVWLTVRIPIGTGISGKVVYERKPVLIEDITKSEFADAAHVERYSSRSFISVPLMVQGEVVGVLNANSPSEAAPFSRDDLERMIAIAAFLALAIETHRLREKSARTELYLNSLLQSVDIGVLAVSANYRVLFCNPALCYWMGEQRHYVEGRNFSEVWPASSRDAMYALLRECIETGQPSSGEIVRPAAGGVRRLLQVQTVPFFEEEGRVAGVFIFVRDLSGAREAEELRRLHGIWSDFIAIMSHELRTPLTAMKGAIHLLKAPEQDPDNVQRENLYHVLEKNTERLTHVLTNLMDVVMLERDVFEIRKEIVSLAPLLEEALQPYRAAADAKRLLVRIDVQDCHAHVDPGQFKRLVSFLVDNAVKFTPRDGEVAIRLLPEGEHVLLEVRDSGCGMDLETKANLFARFSQGEPPLRRKAGGLGLGLYLAKAIVDVHDGTIEVESEEGQGTLVRVRLPVAVEHA, via the coding sequence ATGAGCGATACTCTCCCCAGCGCAAAAGGCGAAAGTCGCACAGTAGAAGTCTTAGCGCATATTGCCCAGATCGTGGCTTCAAATAAGAGCTTGGATACTGTTCTGCAAGCTGCGACAAACCTCATGCGCACAATGCTCGGCCTCGAGCGTTGCTCGGTGATGCTCTTGGACGAAAACCGGGAAGCACTCTGCGTTGCGGCGGCCACAGGACTTCCGCGAGACGTTTGGCTCACCGTTCGCATCCCAATTGGGACAGGGATTTCAGGCAAGGTCGTCTACGAGCGAAAACCGGTTCTAATTGAGGATATCACAAAGAGTGAATTTGCCGATGCCGCCCACGTCGAACGTTATAGTTCACGGTCGTTCATTAGTGTGCCGCTTATGGTTCAAGGCGAAGTCGTCGGCGTACTAAACGCAAATAGCCCAAGCGAGGCGGCCCCTTTTAGCCGCGACGACCTCGAGCGGATGATCGCCATTGCCGCATTTTTAGCTTTGGCGATTGAGACCCACCGGCTTCGGGAGAAATCCGCGCGAACCGAACTTTATCTGAACTCGTTGCTTCAGTCTGTAGATATTGGAGTTTTGGCAGTTAGCGCGAATTATCGGGTTCTCTTTTGCAATCCGGCTCTATGTTATTGGATGGGGGAGCAGCGCCACTATGTGGAGGGACGAAACTTTTCAGAGGTTTGGCCGGCGTCCTCGAGGGACGCAATGTATGCCCTGTTGCGCGAGTGCATAGAAACCGGTCAGCCCAGTTCTGGTGAAATCGTCCGTCCAGCTGCTGGCGGAGTGCGGCGGCTCTTGCAAGTGCAGACTGTACCTTTTTTTGAGGAGGAGGGCCGGGTGGCGGGTGTGTTCATTTTTGTTAGGGATCTCTCGGGCGCTCGGGAGGCTGAGGAACTGCGTCGGCTTCACGGCATTTGGTCGGATTTTATTGCGATTATGTCCCACGAGCTACGCACGCCCCTCACGGCCATGAAAGGAGCAATTCATCTTCTCAAGGCCCCAGAGCAAGATCCCGACAACGTCCAACGCGAGAATCTTTATCACGTCCTTGAGAAGAACACAGAGCGTCTGACTCACGTGCTAACGAATCTTATGGACGTGGTCATGCTCGAACGAGATGTTTTCGAAATTCGCAAAGAAATTGTTTCGCTGGCCCCACTATTGGAGGAAGCCTTGCAACCCTATCGTGCCGCAGCAGATGCGAAGCGGCTTTTGGTGCGAATCGACGTTCAAGACTGTCATGCCCACGTTGATCCCGGGCAATTTAAGCGACTTGTGTCCTTCCTTGTGGACAATGCAGTGAAGTTTACACCCAGAGATGGCGAAGTCGCCATACGATTACTCCCGGAAGGAGAGCACGTTTTGCTCGAGGTTCGAGACAGTGGCTGTGGCATGGATCTCGAGACGAAAGCAAATCTGTTTGCGCGCTTTTCGCAGGGGGAGCCCCCGCTGCGCAGGAAGGCAGGTGGTTTGGGACTTGGCCTTTATCTCGCTAAAGCGATTGTAGATGTGCACGACGGAACGATTGAGGTCGAGAGTGAAGAAGGGCAGGGGACCCTCGTTCGCGTGCGGTTGCCAGTAGCGGTGGAGCACGCATAG